The window ATCGTTGGCATTACAGCTGCAAAGGCCACCACGCTGGATGACATGTTTACATGTGTGTAAGCTTGAGACACGCACGACCATGTGCATCATGCATGGGCAGCAAGTCCCTGTAGCGGAACAAGAGAATGCGCACTAATCCTTTATGTTCTTTAaatttgtggcagaaccaccacAACAACACACTAATGTGGCCACTATGCATCCTGTTCGCTTAGGCTTATAaaccggctgatgctgttttgttgtgagagaaaaacactatcatgactgatacgatcaagcgaatagGGTGATGAGTGTTAGGTACCTTCTTCCTTATATTGGAATCTGTCCTGTTGGGTTTGAGTTTCTGACTCAGCTGACATGAATGCTCACATTTACATCTAATTGTTCTTTTCCAGTGTTAGATTGAATTTTCGTCGAAAGCGAGACAAGCCTATGCTAATTTTGTCAATCTCAAGATTTACAAGCCCAATCTCTTAGAAGTGATGCTCATATAATGTGTATCAGCACCATTGTGTTGTTGtttttaaaaagaaaagaaaagaaaagaaaggaagatATTGCTTCATTGTAGATATGGTTTCCCCAGCATGGGTGTTAAACTCCCACAATAATCCCATAACCAGAAAGAAAATACTAAGAAGTTTCGATCAAGGAAATAAAATAAGATTTTCCTACAATGCTTATTTTGGTGAAGTCAAATTACAATTTTATTTTCTAACTGTATGTGGGCATTTTGCCTGTATCGTACTTTAAAAAAGTTGCTCTAATTAATGTCCATGATTCGCGTCGGCAGGTGTAAGAAACTCCCACATTGATCCCAGAATAACCAGAAAGGAGGTGCTATGAACTTTCTTATTACTGAtcgagaaaataaaataaaataaaaaagtcgccCAGTAATACTAACATATTCTCTACTTCACTCAAGTAGCTagtaaaataaaattaattaacaTCCCATGTACATGTAAGAACGTAACAGGATGCGACTGTGCAATTTGGCCACTACCATCAATCTAGGTAGCCATGGGTTTAGCCTCCCTAACCCTATTTAATTCAGGGGGGAGGGGACCCTGGTTGCATCCAAAGCCACTCTACTCTCTTTTCTTTCACTGCATGCTTAGCTTCTCTCTGCTCCCTGGAAACCTCCCAATGAATGTGTAGTGGATGCATATAGCCAAGTCGGCGGCGTCCTGATTGACCAATCACAGAACCCTGGAACCGATCGAGCTTCTGTTGCCTCCCACTCCCAGCCGCTCTTGCAGACTGTCACACTCTGCTCTGCTCGGATATTCACATACTACTGCTAATTCTTCTCCGGGAGCAGTACGTACAAGATATGGGGGTAATTAAATTCCACTTTCCACTGAAAGCTAGCTTTTGGTTTTCATCCACTGACAGCTATTCTTCCATGTGTTCTTTTCTAGCTAGTGTACGTTCCGCGGTTAATTTTGCATTGTCTGCACCCTGCAGATCATTAACTGGATGCAGAATCGCTTCAATGGTAAACATGAGAAGAGGCGACCCGAGGCCGCCGCCATTAGCTCAGCTCGCGGTGAGTGATTCCTTTCGTACGTGCGTTCTTCTTAGCTTCGTGCTGACGAACGAATCGCTTCAATGGCATGCATGATGCTGCATTTCTACGTCAGAAAGCTGCCGCCAAGACCACGCGCGCGAGGACAAGATCCCCAACGGCGACTGGCCGCCACAGGGCCTCCTCTCGATCGGTACACTGGGCGACGACCCACCGCCGGCGGCGGGGGATGGAGGTGGAGGCCCGCCTCGCGCGTCGCAGGCCGACGTGCTGGACTTCACCATCGAGGAGGTGAAGAAGCTGCAGGACGCGCTGAACAAGCTGCTCCGGCGCGCCAAGTCCAAGTCCAGCTCATCCCGCGGGTCGGGCGCCACCGACGAGGACCGCGCCAGCCAGCTGCCGCTCGACAGGTTCCTCAACTGCCCCTCCAGCCTCGAGGTCGACCGGAGGATCTCCCTGAGGCACGCCGCGGGCGACAGTGGTGGCGAGAACGGCGAGGCGTTCTCGCCGGACACGCAGATCATACTGAGCAAGGCCAGGGATCTCCTCGTCAACAGTAACGGCACCACCATCAAGAAGAAGTCGTTCAAGTTCCTCCTGAAAAAGATGTTCGTCTGCCATGGCGGCTTCGCCCCCGCACCGAGCTTGAAGGATCCAGTTGAATCAAGGATGGAGAAGGTACCTGCGTTATATTAGCAACGCACATGAAATATATATGTCTGAGTTCATGTCTTGTCACCAGACAAAGTTTAAACGCTAATATATATGGTTCTCTCCTGTTTTTGAGTGCACACACAGTTGTTCAGAACGATGCTTCAGAAGAAGATGAATGCTCGCCCGAGCAATGCTGCAGTGTCATCCAGGAAGTACTACCTCGATGACAAACCGAGTGGGAGGAGGATGATACGGGATGGTCGCCacgatgaagaggatgatgaaaagGGCTCTGACAGAATCAAGTGGGATAAAACTGATACTGACTGTAAGAACATATATGCTTTCAAGTTTCAACCACACTATGCACACGGTTAAATAACAATGCATATGTGGAAACTTATTTATGCGATGAGCTCTGCCAGTAATGATCATAGATCACTGAATGAAATTTCTTGGGTTTTGCAGTCATTGTTCTGGAGATCTAGATCAAGAAGCTCGAGTTCAAGGTCATTGTGGTATTCAATGTGGTAAGCTACAACACTGCAATTAAAAGTATAAATTTCCTGTCAAAGTTGTATGATACGATGACCGTTTTTTTTTTGTAGGTTCATTGCTGGTGCTAAAATTTGGGTGGTTTGATCTTTATTTCGCAGCTTATGAGTGATGGCCTTGACTCAGAAGACAAATCCCATTAGAATGGTCGGTGCAACAATAATGCCTAGTGAAGGAATATTCAGTTGAATGGCAAATCGATCAGACGGGATATATATACCTAATGCACCAGGGTGTAATATACTGAATGAAGATCACAATTCACACGTACATTGGCGAGCTTGTTCAAGCGCCACAATGGAGCTGTTCATAGGAAGAATTCTCAGCTTTGTACTTTCCTTTTCCATCTCATCTTCAGATGCCAGATATGTTAATGTTCCATATATATACTATCCTACGTATTGTAGTTCTTTCTCATCCTGTCCTGTGGGCTAATTAAGAGAAGTGATTTCAGTTAGTGAGAACGTAACCCTGATGATAAATTCTTATTCAATTGTGACCCCATCTCAAGAACATGGCATTCCTCATGAAGCATATGATTGcgtgaaatatatatatatatatatatatagaactactatcctgtagctgggggtacaggatagtagttctatatacaCGACTGGGGGTACCTTCTGAACTcggattttaaaattcaaaatttaaaattctcgagttactattcacagcactattcaaattcagattcactattcaaattcgcgTTTACTATTCAGATTCGGGATATGAACAGTGCCCGAGCACTCACCGGGAGTGGCTCAACCACTTCACTATTCAAGGCAAGCGTCGCTTTCATTTACGAATATTTTATGCACGCTGGATGAGCGAGCGCGCGATTagtgaatataaatattgatatgtcgctttcgcgattagctaatatggtgcttagtgaatatgcttatgcggaatatttctaaggatctttgcaggctggcgagaccaacaattcagccggtcgtgcgtactatgcttgtgacagtcctactcggtactcaccgtatgcatcactaacttgcttcagaactagactaacccggtctactcccttgctatccccagccacgaacacacaggactcaggctctatcgtctccccaggcagttccacccaaggggaacacttctctgcgcacacagggttctctacaaacgccgctatctgggctaacacgagaacaacacacgcagaggtttctcctctagggtccctagcatagagacgtcgccccatatgaacgagcttaaaggaaggcagggattcaaacggaaaagcttaattcattttcacagagcaagcttacatacggctttccctttcgggaaaccccaagcacttagcacaaaccttagggattaccttacaagcgcaggAAGATCAGTGActtcctttattctctaatttacaaaggtggagtAATACAACGGTAGTGGAGTATTACTATTCATGGTGGATGTTTCTCAGAGAGCTtctgagatcatgtcttcatgtgtatgtgtgtgggtgtggagttggtggagtgggtggtggatgagagcGGGTGTCTGAGGCTTCGGTGGTTGTCTTCGGCTTGAGCATTCGATAATGAATGAATGCGCCCGGCGTCTTGCTTTATAGCACGGAGGGAGCGTCCTTCATGCTTATCGTCTGAAGGAGCGAGCCTTATCGTCAGACAAAGCCTTCGAGGCGAAGTCATCGTCTGAGGTGCCTTCGTGATTAAGGAAGCTGCCGACGTCTTCGATTATCATTCTTTAC of the Miscanthus floridulus cultivar M001 unplaced genomic scaffold, ASM1932011v1 os_1376_2_3, whole genome shotgun sequence genome contains:
- the LOC136533973 gene encoding protein NEGATIVE GRAVITROPIC RESPONSE OF ROOTS-like, encoding MGIINWMQNRFNGKHEKRRPEAAAISSARESCRQDHAREDKIPNGDWPPQGLLSIGTLGDDPPPAAGDGGGGPPRASQADVLDFTIEEVKKLQDALNKLLRRAKSKSSSSRGSGATDEDRASQLPLDRFLNCPSSLEVDRRISLRHAAGDSGGENGEAFSPDTQIILSKARDLLVNSNGTTIKKKSFKFLLKKMFVCHGGFAPAPSLKDPVESRMEKLFRTMLQKKMNARPSNAAVSSRKYYLDDKPSGRRMIRDGRHDEEDDEKGSDRIKWDKTDTDFIVLEI